One Chromobacterium paludis genomic window carries:
- a CDS encoding heme biosynthesis HemY N-terminal domain-containing protein encodes MRFALWITGLFALAVLVGLASTLNTGYAILFLPPYRMEVSFNLMIVLVVLLIVVTHIVLRLIALAADMPRQVQRFQRQKKLKASRHALREAGIAFFEGRYQKAEREAAKSLDDEYSQENRALALLIAARAAGYAGAGDKRDGYLAQLDAMPDKLQLARHMLDAELRLEEKDALGALAAIERARALSPNLTNALKLELKVRLMQKQPDAILGLTEKLLKADALEPEQARRYRLAAYQQQLGGLLSEREVRDWLRRIPDAERGNPQLQQQVVAHLIRLQAYDYAATLLAEALSGDDMELPELARELGQLAAHLSVDKRLELLKAADNWLKQRPRDHWLLLALGRLAQAQQLWGKAQTYLEASVSIQPTLCAHAELARLFEATGKEEQAQLHYQKSLELALNQGC; translated from the coding sequence GTGAGATTCGCATTGTGGATTACCGGCCTGTTCGCGCTGGCCGTGCTGGTGGGGCTGGCCTCCACCCTGAATACCGGCTACGCCATCCTGTTTTTGCCGCCGTACCGGATGGAAGTGTCGTTCAACCTGATGATCGTGCTGGTGGTGCTGCTGATCGTCGTCACCCATATCGTGCTGCGCCTGATCGCCTTGGCCGCCGACATGCCGCGCCAAGTGCAGCGCTTCCAGCGGCAGAAGAAGCTGAAGGCTTCCCGCCACGCCCTGCGCGAAGCCGGCATCGCCTTCTTCGAAGGCCGCTACCAGAAGGCCGAGCGCGAAGCCGCCAAGTCGCTGGATGACGAATACTCACAGGAAAACCGCGCGCTGGCGCTGTTGATCGCCGCGCGCGCAGCCGGCTATGCCGGCGCCGGCGACAAGCGAGACGGCTACCTCGCCCAGCTGGACGCCATGCCGGACAAGCTGCAACTGGCCCGCCACATGCTGGACGCCGAGCTGCGGCTGGAAGAAAAGGACGCGCTGGGCGCGCTGGCCGCCATCGAGCGCGCGCGCGCGCTGTCGCCCAACCTGACCAACGCGCTGAAGCTGGAGCTGAAAGTGCGGCTGATGCAGAAACAGCCCGACGCCATCCTCGGCCTGACCGAGAAGCTGCTGAAAGCCGACGCGCTGGAGCCGGAGCAGGCGCGGCGCTACCGGCTGGCGGCCTACCAGCAGCAGCTGGGTGGCCTGCTGTCCGAGCGAGAGGTGCGCGACTGGCTGCGCCGCATCCCCGACGCCGAACGCGGCAACCCGCAGCTGCAACAACAGGTGGTGGCCCACCTGATCCGGCTGCAGGCCTATGACTATGCCGCCACCCTGCTGGCCGAGGCGCTGTCCGGCGACGACATGGAGCTGCCGGAACTGGCGCGCGAACTGGGCCAGCTGGCCGCCCACCTCAGCGTGGACAAGCGGCTGGAACTGCTGAAAGCAGCCGACAACTGGCTGAAGCAGCGCCCGCGCGACCATTGGCTGCTGCTGGCGCTGGGCCGGCTGGCACAGGCGCAGCAACTGTGGGGCAAGGCGCAAACCTATCTGGAGGCCAGCGTGTCCATCCAGCCCACGCTGTGCGCCCACGCCGAATTGGCGCGGCTATTCGAGGCCACCGGCAAAGAGGAACAGGCGCAGCTGCATTACCAGAAGAGCCTGGAGCTGGCGCTGAACCAGGGCTGCTAG